The genomic interval CTGGTTAGCCACCGGCTGATGCTGCGCGCCGGCATGATCCGCAAGCTCGCCTCCGGCCTGTACACCTGGTCGCCGCTGGGCCTGCGCGTGCTGCGCAAGGTGGAAGCGGTGGTGCGCGAGGAAATGAACCGCGCCGGCGCGGTGGAAGTGCTGTTCCCGACCATCCAGCCGCGCGAGCTGTGGGAAGCCACCGGGCGCTGGAAGAAGTTCGGCGGCCTGATGCTGCGGATGAAGGACCGCAAGGAGCAGGAATACTGCTACAGCCCCACCGCCGAGGAGGCCGCGGCCGATTTCGCGCGCCAGGAGCTGAGCAGCTACAAGCAGCTGCCGGTCAATTTCTACCAGATCCAGACCAAGTTCCGCGACGAGATCCGGCCGCGCTTCGGGGTGATGCGCGCGCGCGAGTTCCTGATGAAGGACGCCTATTCGTTCCATGTGAGCGACGAGGACCTGGCGCGCGAGTACGAGAACATGAAGGCCGCCTACAGCCGCATCTTCACCCGCCTGGGCCTGCAGTTCCGCGCGGTGCAGGCCGATTCCGGCGACATCGGCGGCGACGCCTCGCAGGAATTCCACGTGCTGGCCGAGTCCGGCGAGGATTCGCTGGCGTTCTCCACCGGTTCGGACTACGCGGCCAACGTCGAGGCCGCGGTCGCCGCCGATCCTGCGCCGCGTCCGGCAGCGCAGGAGGAATTGCGCAAGGTCGCCACGCCCACCCAGAAGACCTGCGAGGCGGTGGCCGAGCTGCTTGGCATCGCGCTGCAGCGCACGGTCAAGTCGGTCGCGGTGATGGCCGGCGAGACCTTCGTGCTGGCGCTGGTGCGCGGCGATCACGCGGTGAACGAGATCAAGCTGGGCAAGGTCGCCGGCCTGACCGGCTACCGCATGGCCAACGAGGCCGAGATCCGCGCCCACCTCGGCAGCGAGCCGGGCTTCCTCGGGCCGTTGAATCCCAGCCAGCCGATCCGCGTGGTCGCCGACCGCGACGTGGCGGCGATGGCCGATTTCGTGGTCGGCGCCAACGAAGCCGGCTTCCACCTGGCGGGGGTGAACTGGGGCCGCGACCTGCCCGAGCCGGACGCCGTGGCCGACCTGCGCAACGTGGTCGAGGGCGAACGCGCCCAGGACGGCGGCGAGATCCGCCTGGCGCGCGGCATCGAGGTCGGCCACGTGTTCCAGCTCGGCCGCCAGTACGCGCAGGCGCTGGACGCCACCGTGCTGGACGAGAACGGCAAGACCGTGGCGATGGCGATGGGCTGCTACGGCATCGGCATTTCGCGCATCGTCGCCGCGGCGATCGAACAGAACCACGACGAGGCCGGCATCCGCTGGCCGCAGCCGATGGCGCCGTGGTCGGTGGCGGTGTGCGTGATCAACCCCAAGCGCGATCCGGCGATCGACGCGGCCGGCGAGGCGCTGCTGGCCGAACTGCAGCAGGCCGGCCTGGACGCCGCGCTCGACGATCGCGGCCTGCGCGCCGGCGCGATGTTCGCCGATATCGAACTGATCGGCATCCCGCACCGGGTGGTGGTGTCCGAGCGCGGGCTGGCTGCCGGCACTTTCGAATATCGTGCACGCAGCGGCGGCGACGCCGAGAACCTGGACCG from Xanthomonas sp. DAR 34887 carries:
- a CDS encoding proline--tRNA ligase; this translates as MRLSQFHLHTTKETPADAELVSHRLMLRAGMIRKLASGLYTWSPLGLRVLRKVEAVVREEMNRAGAVEVLFPTIQPRELWEATGRWKKFGGLMLRMKDRKEQEYCYSPTAEEAAADFARQELSSYKQLPVNFYQIQTKFRDEIRPRFGVMRAREFLMKDAYSFHVSDEDLAREYENMKAAYSRIFTRLGLQFRAVQADSGDIGGDASQEFHVLAESGEDSLAFSTGSDYAANVEAAVAADPAPRPAAQEELRKVATPTQKTCEAVAELLGIALQRTVKSVAVMAGETFVLALVRGDHAVNEIKLGKVAGLTGYRMANEAEIRAHLGSEPGFLGPLNPSQPIRVVADRDVAAMADFVVGANEAGFHLAGVNWGRDLPEPDAVADLRNVVEGERAQDGGEIRLARGIEVGHVFQLGRQYAQALDATVLDENGKTVAMAMGCYGIGISRIVAAAIEQNHDEAGIRWPQPMAPWSVAVCVINPKRDPAIDAAGEALLAELQQAGLDAALDDRGLRAGAMFADIELIGIPHRVVVSERGLAAGTFEYRARSGGDAENLDRAALLARLQG